From the genome of Pukyongia salina, one region includes:
- the pheS gene encoding phenylalanine--tRNA ligase subunit alpha: MIDKIKAHIAEVEAFSAKSKEEVETFRIKYLGKKGLLNEFFAEFKNVSKEEKKEYGQVVNTLKSLAQEKVNTLKSALVSTEERSGVYGDLSRPGEPIKLGSRHPVSIVKNKIVDIFSRIGFNVSEGPEIEDDWHNFTALNLPEYHPARDMQDTFFIQTDPDILLRTHTSSVQVRYMENNKPPIRTISPGRVYRNEAISARSHCFFHQVEGLYVDKGVSFADLKQTLQYFTTEMFGKSRIRLRPSYFPFTEPSAEVDVYWGLETETDYKMTKGTGWLEIMGCGMVDPNVLSNCGIDPEIYSGFAFGMGIDRVALLLHQIPDIRMLSENDIRFLEQFKSSL, translated from the coding sequence ATGATAGATAAGATAAAAGCGCATATAGCCGAAGTAGAAGCCTTTTCTGCAAAATCGAAAGAAGAAGTTGAGACTTTCCGAATAAAGTACCTGGGAAAGAAAGGACTGTTGAATGAATTCTTTGCCGAATTTAAAAACGTATCTAAGGAAGAAAAGAAGGAATACGGCCAGGTAGTTAATACCTTAAAATCACTTGCCCAGGAAAAGGTGAATACATTGAAGAGCGCTTTGGTATCTACTGAAGAAAGATCAGGGGTCTATGGCGATCTGTCAAGACCCGGAGAACCTATTAAACTTGGCTCGCGGCATCCTGTCTCTATTGTAAAGAATAAGATAGTCGATATATTTTCGCGAATTGGGTTTAATGTTTCTGAAGGGCCCGAAATTGAAGACGACTGGCATAATTTCACAGCACTTAACCTTCCCGAATACCACCCGGCAAGGGATATGCAGGATACCTTTTTTATTCAAACAGATCCCGATATCCTTCTTCGAACACATACCTCTTCTGTGCAGGTGCGTTACATGGAAAATAATAAACCACCTATTAGAACAATATCTCCAGGGAGGGTGTATAGGAATGAGGCCATTTCGGCGCGTTCGCACTGTTTCTTCCATCAGGTGGAAGGTCTTTATGTGGACAAAGGAGTAAGTTTTGCCGATTTAAAACAAACCCTACAATACTTTACTACCGAAATGTTCGGGAAATCCAGGATACGATTAAGGCCTTCTTATTTCCCGTTTACAGAACCCAGCGCCGAGGTTGATGTGTATTGGGGTCTGGAAACAGAGACCGATTATAAGATGACCAAAGGAACCGGTTGGCTGGAGATCATGGGATGTGGGATGGTAGACCCTAATGTACTTTCTAATTGTGGGATCGACCCTGAAATTTATTCGGGTTTTGCCTTTGGAATGGGGATCGATCGTGTGGCACTTTTACTACATCAGATCCCGGACATCAGAATGCTGAGTGAGAATGATATCCGTTTTCTGGAGCAATTTAAAAGCTCTCTATAA